Proteins co-encoded in one Halorussus lipolyticus genomic window:
- a CDS encoding Mut7-C RNAse domain-containing protein: MTRSPPDTPLLLDVMLGKLATYLRMCGFDAAYALDREARSASEQTSGEERCDDPRGIEADDALLELARAEDRLLVTRDVALASRADGLPIYSLNVTDQLRELADAGFVLELSEPARCAECNGALVAVESGDSTPEYAPDAGEMQVWRCPDCGQHFWKGSHWESVEETLSAL, encoded by the coding sequence GTGACTCGCTCACCGCCGGACACTCCGCTTCTGCTCGACGTGATGCTCGGCAAGTTGGCGACCTACCTCCGGATGTGCGGGTTCGACGCGGCCTACGCGCTGGACCGCGAGGCGCGAAGCGCCTCGGAACAGACGAGCGGGGAGGAGCGATGCGACGACCCGCGAGGCATCGAGGCCGACGACGCGCTCCTCGAACTCGCTCGGGCAGAGGACCGCCTGCTGGTGACGCGGGACGTAGCACTGGCCTCGCGCGCGGACGGACTACCTATTTACTCCCTCAACGTGACCGACCAGTTGCGCGAACTCGCCGACGCCGGGTTCGTCCTCGAACTCTCCGAACCGGCGCGGTGCGCCGAGTGCAACGGGGCGCTGGTCGCAGTCGAGTCTGGCGATTCGACGCCGGAGTACGCGCCCGATGCCGGCGAGATGCAAGTCTGGCGGTGCCCGGACTGCGGACAGCACTTCTGGAAGGGAAGTCACTGGGAGTCGGTCGAAGAAACGCTTTCAGCACTCTAG
- a CDS encoding DUF7139 domain-containing protein: MTSLAEAYEENVGEVGNVRRLYLGVGLFAAGALLVVLGIVMSTTSVHAAFGLTYWQGREIAGVLAGLGVPAVFVGIFSVLPASQRVRAAAAIGAGIAVLGVALFTSAYPYRWAGVGDGPDFTFQVVVVYFLGVLVTFGCLFVAVANFKTRNDPGGTVTLEISHEGEVRTVEVEKGELEDFDDLDNLRALRTGLAESAAGDPENDPTPTQPPTEAPAEAGTGGDPETGLGGVGFFGDTPDGETPTQTNQTNERRAQSNRGATGRGAGGGQGVATSDGGTASNDISSPLDDPDAPAQPRQRTTDAYCGNCKHFEYVRTNDGMQPRCGYYGRTMDDMDACDEWEPNS; encoded by the coding sequence ATGACGAGTCTCGCGGAGGCCTACGAGGAGAACGTCGGAGAGGTCGGCAACGTCCGGCGGCTCTACCTCGGTGTCGGCCTGTTCGCCGCCGGGGCACTGCTCGTCGTCCTCGGAATCGTGATGTCCACGACGAGCGTCCACGCCGCCTTCGGTCTCACGTACTGGCAGGGCCGGGAAATCGCCGGGGTGTTGGCAGGCCTCGGCGTGCCGGCGGTGTTCGTCGGCATCTTCAGCGTCCTGCCCGCGAGCCAGCGCGTCCGGGCCGCCGCCGCAATCGGGGCCGGCATCGCCGTGTTGGGAGTCGCACTGTTCACGAGCGCCTACCCCTATCGCTGGGCGGGCGTCGGCGACGGACCCGACTTCACCTTTCAGGTGGTCGTGGTCTACTTCCTCGGGGTCCTCGTGACTTTCGGGTGTCTGTTCGTCGCGGTGGCGAACTTCAAGACCAGAAACGACCCCGGCGGGACGGTCACGCTCGAAATCTCCCACGAGGGCGAGGTCCGGACCGTCGAAGTCGAGAAGGGCGAGTTAGAGGACTTCGACGACTTGGACAACCTGCGGGCGCTCCGGACCGGACTGGCCGAGTCGGCCGCCGGCGACCCCGAAAACGACCCGACCCCGACCCAACCGCCGACCGAGGCCCCCGCCGAGGCAGGGACCGGAGGAGACCCCGAGACCGGACTCGGCGGCGTCGGCTTCTTCGGCGACACGCCGGACGGCGAGACCCCGACCCAGACGAACCAGACGAACGAACGCAGGGCACAGTCGAACCGAGGCGCGACCGGCCGAGGTGCCGGAGGCGGGCAAGGCGTCGCCACCAGTGATGGCGGGACTGCAAGTAACGACATCTCCTCGCCGCTGGACGACCCCGACGCGCCGGCCCAACCCCGCCAGCGGACCACCGACGCCTACTGCGGCAACTGCAAGCACTTCGAGTACGTCCGGACCAACGACGGGATGCAACCCCGGTGTGGCTACTACGGCCGGACGATGGACGACATGGACGCCTGCGACGAGTGGGAACCCAACAGCTAG
- a CDS encoding MFS transporter gives MAEETGGSLRLFGNREFVALASTAFARSQAYSTILIALALYADMFQTSGTVEGLFGTAFAAVQLLIVLPLGRYVDLRDSKKFLLVGLALNVVVFVGFAFVSSVEHVILLRVVQGLSASILWLTGTTVVGEISPDESRGLWIGTYNQVGAFSSLLGDLFGGLLLFLYDFEVTYAVLSAITIGAFFAVFAFLRDNPGGKADPDEASGYETIVDLMGRRAIKALVFFRGAFSVGKMAVIIFLPIYARTEFGINALVIGGIMAGGKLTKSLTQGKVGDLTDRVGEKYKFILAGALTYAVGTALIPLAGFAEGYVPSVTLSALGSELALPGAFFVLFAAYGVLGVADSLRLPASMALFVEEGEHFDAVGSSLSLRSIAWKVGQVGGPVLVGAIWDATSVLVAFWTAAGFIVVSSVVFALLFSMEPAPEHAATPADD, from the coding sequence GTGGCCGAGGAGACCGGCGGGTCGCTCCGCCTGTTCGGGAACCGCGAGTTCGTGGCGCTCGCCAGCACCGCGTTCGCTCGGAGTCAGGCGTATTCGACGATTCTCATCGCGCTGGCGCTCTACGCCGACATGTTCCAGACCTCCGGGACAGTGGAAGGCCTGTTCGGCACCGCGTTCGCGGCGGTCCAACTGCTCATCGTCCTGCCGCTGGGTCGGTACGTGGACTTGCGCGACTCCAAGAAGTTCCTGTTGGTGGGCTTGGCGCTCAACGTCGTCGTGTTCGTCGGGTTCGCGTTCGTCTCCAGCGTCGAACACGTCATCCTGCTCCGGGTCGTGCAGGGCCTCTCGGCCAGCATCCTCTGGCTGACCGGCACCACCGTCGTCGGGGAAATCAGCCCCGACGAGTCGCGCGGCCTCTGGATAGGCACCTACAATCAGGTCGGCGCGTTCTCCAGTCTGCTGGGCGACCTGTTCGGCGGCCTCCTCCTGTTTCTCTACGACTTCGAGGTCACCTACGCGGTCCTGTCGGCCATCACCATCGGCGCGTTCTTCGCGGTGTTCGCCTTCCTCCGGGACAACCCCGGCGGGAAGGCCGACCCCGACGAGGCCTCCGGCTACGAGACCATCGTGGACCTGATGGGACGCCGGGCAATCAAGGCGCTCGTCTTTTTCCGCGGCGCGTTCAGCGTGGGGAAGATGGCGGTCATCATCTTCCTGCCAATCTACGCCCGGACCGAGTTCGGCATCAACGCGCTGGTCATCGGCGGCATCATGGCGGGCGGCAAGTTGACCAAATCGCTCACGCAGGGGAAGGTCGGCGACCTGACCGACCGGGTGGGCGAGAAGTACAAGTTCATCCTCGCCGGGGCGCTGACTTACGCGGTCGGAACCGCGCTTATTCCCCTCGCAGGCTTCGCCGAGGGCTACGTCCCCAGCGTGACCCTCTCTGCGCTGGGAAGCGAGTTGGCGCTCCCCGGAGCCTTCTTCGTGCTGTTCGCGGCCTACGGCGTCCTCGGGGTGGCCGACAGCCTCCGGCTTCCCGCCAGCATGGCGCTGTTCGTCGAGGAGGGCGAACACTTCGATGCAGTCGGCTCTAGCCTCTCGCTCCGCTCCATCGCGTGGAAGGTCGGACAGGTCGGCGGCCCTGTGTTGGTCGGGGCGATTTGGGACGCCACGTCGGTCCTCGTGGCGTTCTGGACCGCCGCGGGGTTCATCGTGGTCTCGTCGGTGGTGTTCGCCCTGCTGTTTTCGATGGAACCCGCGCCGGAACACGCCGCGACACCGGCGGACGACTGA
- a CDS encoding HAH_0734 family protein → MKRLIIHGDPGIRKDATIEYDGGERVCFSISRQGDWHGPDEPQLWCIIGTEEERDDFDRQNFVPHWLETESIDADAVDVIQGTSEMTV, encoded by the coding sequence ATGAAGCGACTCATCATCCACGGGGACCCCGGTATCCGGAAGGACGCCACCATCGAGTACGACGGCGGCGAGCGCGTCTGCTTCTCCATCAGTCGGCAGGGCGACTGGCACGGCCCGGACGAACCCCAGTTGTGGTGCATCATCGGGACCGAGGAGGAACGCGACGACTTCGACCGCCAGAACTTCGTGCCCCACTGGCTCGAAACCGAGTCAATCGACGCCGACGCCGTGGACGTGATTCAGGGCACCAGCGAGATGACCGTCTGA
- a CDS encoding alpha/beta hydrolase, translated as MTTNRRQFLKRSAVTTTGLAALVGSTGTAAASDVPLLSTRGHFDDNGELKDSYGTFEYETSGDVPGVDTGCAGDLTVFVHGWHKKGDDAPQSAHDKISQAQSELTGAGYDGTVIGLTWDNDVGGGADYGWGEAQKAAQGNGPKLAQFLVDYKYNCPSANVRLVSHSLGAQVVLSSLRSLNGSWFTDNGYEVYSVHPLGAAQDNEAPTQEWPDTYNAISNVVGEMFNYHSHEDDVLQWIYNTIEFDQALGETGYEDGNTPAPNYTEFDGTSQVGDNHSGYLTNLSDEVVYHMEHVGSY; from the coding sequence ATGACGACCAATCGACGTCAGTTCCTCAAGCGTAGTGCAGTCACCACCACCGGCCTCGCCGCCCTCGTCGGTTCGACGGGTACCGCGGCCGCCTCGGACGTGCCCCTCCTCTCGACGCGCGGGCACTTCGACGACAACGGCGAACTCAAGGACAGCTACGGCACCTTCGAGTACGAGACCAGCGGCGACGTGCCCGGCGTTGACACCGGATGCGCGGGCGACCTGACCGTGTTCGTCCACGGCTGGCACAAGAAAGGCGACGACGCCCCCCAGAGCGCCCACGACAAAATCAGTCAGGCCCAAAGCGAGTTGACCGGTGCGGGCTACGACGGCACCGTCATCGGCCTCACGTGGGACAACGACGTGGGCGGCGGTGCGGACTACGGTTGGGGCGAGGCCCAGAAGGCGGCCCAAGGAAACGGCCCGAAACTCGCTCAGTTCCTCGTAGACTACAAGTACAACTGTCCGAGTGCGAACGTCCGCCTCGTCAGTCACTCGCTGGGCGCGCAGGTCGTGTTGAGTTCGCTCCGGTCGCTGAACGGTTCGTGGTTCACCGACAACGGCTACGAAGTCTACTCGGTCCACCCGCTCGGTGCCGCACAGGACAACGAGGCCCCGACCCAAGAGTGGCCCGACACGTACAACGCCATCAGCAACGTCGTCGGCGAGATGTTCAACTACCACAGCCACGAGGACGACGTGCTTCAGTGGATTTACAACACCATCGAGTTCGACCAAGCCCTCGGCGAGACGGGCTACGAGGACGGCAACACGCCCGCCCCGAACTACACCGAGTTCGACGGGACCTCGCAAGTCGGCGACAACCACTCGGGCTACCTGACGAACCTCTCGGACGAAGTCGTCTACCACATGGAACACGTCGGTTCGTACTGA
- a CDS encoding 50S ribosomal protein L44e, which translates to MQMPRRFNTYCPHCKAHEEHEVQKVRTGRSSGMKWDQRKQREGSKGIGNRGRFSKVPGGDKPTKKTDLKYRCSECGKAHLREGWRAGRLELED; encoded by the coding sequence ATGCAGATGCCACGACGGTTCAACACGTACTGCCCGCACTGCAAGGCACACGAAGAGCACGAAGTCCAGAAAGTCCGAACCGGACGCTCGTCCGGCATGAAGTGGGACCAGCGCAAACAGCGCGAAGGTTCGAAGGGTATCGGGAACCGCGGTCGGTTCTCCAAGGTGCCCGGTGGCGACAAGCCCACGAAGAAGACGGACCTCAAGTACCGCTGTAGCGAGTGCGGCAAGGCCCACCTCCGAGAGGGATGGCGCGCCGGCCGACTCGAACTGGAGGACTAA
- a CDS encoding 30S ribosomal protein S27e translates to MAGNFYTVQCPDCDNEQTVFGKAATEVACAVCGATLARPTGGDAEFEGEVTDTVEAR, encoded by the coding sequence ATGGCAGGAAACTTTTACACCGTTCAGTGTCCGGATTGCGACAACGAACAGACCGTCTTCGGGAAAGCCGCGACCGAGGTCGCCTGCGCCGTCTGCGGCGCGACCCTCGCCCGGCCGACCGGCGGCGACGCCGAATTCGAAGGCGAAGTGACTGACACAGTGGAAGCCCGATGA
- a CDS encoding translation initiation factor IF-2 subunit alpha, translating to MKYSGWPDTGELVVGKIDEIEDFGVFVDLSEYEGKRGLVHVSEVASGWIKNIRDHVNEGQTVVAKVLDVDESAQQIDLSLKDVNDHQHSEKIQEWKNEQKAGNWMELAFGEDMGDEKYTHVANELLAEFGGLYGGFEQAAIHGPEALESTDLTDEEVEAIVDTARENVSVPYVTVTGYVNLESASESGVDDIKEALQAAEGNGDIPDEVELEVTYVGAPEYRIRVKAPNYKTAESQLEDSAARAESAIESVGGSGSFHRDRQTEEE from the coding sequence ATGAAATACAGCGGCTGGCCCGACACCGGCGAACTCGTCGTCGGCAAGATAGACGAAATCGAGGACTTCGGCGTCTTCGTGGACCTCTCGGAGTACGAAGGCAAGCGAGGCCTCGTCCACGTGAGCGAAGTCGCCAGCGGATGGATTAAGAACATCCGCGACCACGTCAACGAGGGCCAGACGGTCGTTGCCAAAGTGCTGGACGTGGACGAGAGCGCCCAGCAAATCGACCTCTCGCTGAAGGACGTCAACGACCACCAGCACTCCGAGAAGATTCAGGAGTGGAAGAACGAACAGAAGGCCGGCAACTGGATGGAACTGGCCTTCGGCGAAGACATGGGCGACGAGAAGTACACTCACGTCGCCAACGAACTCCTCGCGGAGTTCGGCGGCCTCTACGGTGGCTTCGAGCAGGCGGCGATTCACGGCCCCGAGGCCCTCGAATCGACCGACCTCACCGACGAGGAGGTCGAGGCCATCGTGGACACCGCCCGCGAGAACGTCTCGGTGCCCTACGTCACGGTCACGGGGTACGTCAACCTCGAAAGCGCCTCGGAAAGCGGCGTGGACGACATCAAGGAGGCCCTACAGGCCGCCGAGGGCAACGGCGACATCCCCGACGAGGTCGAACTCGAAGTGACCTACGTCGGCGCGCCCGAGTACCGCATCCGGGTGAAAGCGCCCAACTACAAGACCGCCGAGTCCCAGTTAGAGGACAGCGCGGCGCGCGCCGAGTCCGCCATCGAATCGGTCGGTGGCAGTGGCTCGTTCCACCGCGACCGCCAGACCGAAGAGGAGTGA
- a CDS encoding RNA-protein complex protein Nop10 — MNSDILVCSAWRDHHDRPVYTLSATCPECGAEAVNSAPAPFNPDDPHGEYRRALKERARE; from the coding sequence ATGAACTCCGACATTCTCGTCTGTTCGGCGTGGCGAGACCACCACGACCGACCGGTCTACACCCTTTCTGCGACGTGTCCGGAGTGCGGAGCCGAGGCCGTAAACAGCGCGCCCGCTCCGTTCAACCCCGACGACCCCCACGGCGAGTACCGACGGGCACTTAAGGAGCGCGCCCGCGAGTAG
- a CDS encoding proteasome assembly chaperone family protein: MDELDIEAVADPDLRDPVLVEGLPGVGHVGKLAGEHLVEEKDSELVRRVYSEHFPPQVSVGDDGTTELVCAEIHAVELEDRDLLVLTGDHQASDGAGHYRVTDAFLDIADEFGVETIYALGGVPTGELMDEYAVLGAATDDEFVAELEDIGVEFREDEPAGGIVGTSGLLLGLGERRDFRATCLMGETSGYLVDPKSARAVLKVLEDVLEFEIDFESLEERADEMEDVANKIQEMENQQSGMPTDEDLRYIG, translated from the coding sequence ATGGACGAACTCGACATCGAGGCGGTCGCCGACCCCGACCTGCGGGACCCGGTTCTCGTTGAGGGCCTACCGGGCGTCGGCCACGTCGGAAAGCTCGCAGGCGAACACCTCGTCGAAGAGAAGGATAGCGAACTCGTGCGGCGGGTCTACTCCGAACACTTCCCGCCGCAGGTCAGCGTCGGCGACGACGGCACGACCGAACTCGTCTGCGCCGAGATTCATGCGGTCGAACTCGAAGACCGAGACCTGTTGGTCCTGACCGGCGACCATCAGGCCAGCGACGGCGCGGGCCACTACCGCGTCACTGACGCTTTCCTCGACATCGCCGACGAGTTCGGCGTCGAGACGATTTACGCGCTCGGCGGCGTCCCGACCGGCGAACTCATGGACGAGTACGCGGTCCTCGGCGCGGCCACCGACGACGAGTTCGTGGCGGAGTTAGAGGACATCGGCGTCGAGTTCCGCGAGGACGAACCCGCGGGCGGCATCGTGGGCACCAGCGGCCTGCTTCTGGGCCTCGGCGAGCGCCGCGATTTCCGGGCGACCTGTCTGATGGGCGAGACCAGCGGCTACTTGGTGGACCCCAAGAGCGCCCGCGCAGTGTTGAAGGTCCTCGAAGACGTGCTGGAGTTCGAAATCGACTTCGAGTCGCTGGAGGAGCGCGCCGACGAGATGGAGGACGTGGCGAACAAGATTCAGGAGATGGAGAACCAGCAGTCCGGGATGCCGACCGACGAAGACCTGCGGTACATCGGCTAG
- a CDS encoding DUF7344 domain-containing protein gives MTAQDQRPDAEDELDPGEIHNVLRNDRRRHAIQHLRDADGPLSVDTLAEHIASVETGEEPPPRDVRKSVYVSLHQTHLPKLDDLGIVDYDQREQELELRDRAEQVEVYMEVVSEGDISWATFYLGVSLLGALTLLAVKFDLLFASSFGVEFWAWYFLVLVGLSASYHWYLDRKQQIFGS, from the coding sequence ATGACAGCTCAGGACCAACGCCCGGACGCCGAGGACGAACTCGACCCCGGCGAGATTCACAACGTCCTCCGGAACGACCGACGCAGACACGCCATCCAGCACCTGCGAGACGCCGACGGACCGCTCTCGGTGGACACGCTGGCCGAACACATCGCCTCGGTCGAAACCGGCGAGGAGCCACCGCCGCGGGACGTGCGCAAGAGCGTCTACGTCTCGCTTCACCAGACCCATCTCCCGAAACTCGACGATTTGGGCATCGTGGACTACGACCAGCGCGAACAGGAGTTGGAACTCCGTGACCGGGCCGAGCAGGTCGAGGTCTACATGGAAGTCGTCTCCGAGGGCGACATCTCGTGGGCGACGTTCTACCTCGGGGTGAGTCTCCTCGGCGCGCTGACCCTGCTCGCGGTGAAGTTCGATTTGCTCTTTGCCTCCTCGTTCGGCGTGGAGTTTTGGGCGTGGTACTTCCTCGTGCTGGTGGGCCTGTCGGCGAGTTACCACTGGTATCTGGACCGCAAACAGCAGATTTTCGGGTCGTGA
- a CDS encoding J domain-containing protein, producing MPEWLVVGAWLSVGVGVLIGVIFVAGARLYPSETPTATRATGEGRRQTEIRQYLSTIGEEFAEDHFVEGQHVAFYLPKRDVAITFDARAYFRIERSPTFAVLVEHEMPGMHLGDRLPFETPDIEDDDDQMDPADAAFAVLGVPDSATLAEVKRAYREKVKEVHPDHGGDREEFQQVREAYTTAKNQVS from the coding sequence TTGCCCGAATGGCTCGTGGTCGGCGCTTGGTTGTCGGTCGGCGTCGGCGTCCTCATCGGCGTCATCTTCGTGGCGGGGGCGCGCCTCTACCCGAGCGAGACCCCCACCGCGACCCGCGCGACCGGCGAGGGACGCCGCCAAACCGAGATTCGCCAGTACCTCTCGACCATCGGCGAGGAGTTCGCCGAGGACCACTTCGTGGAGGGCCAGCACGTCGCGTTCTACCTCCCCAAGCGCGACGTGGCCATCACCTTCGATGCGCGGGCCTACTTCCGCATCGAGCGTTCGCCCACCTTCGCGGTCCTCGTGGAACACGAGATGCCGGGGATGCACTTGGGCGACCGCTTGCCCTTCGAGACGCCCGACATCGAAGACGACGACGACCAGATGGACCCGGCAGACGCCGCGTTCGCCGTCCTCGGAGTCCCCGATAGCGCGACCCTCGCCGAGGTCAAGCGCGCTTACCGGGAGAAGGTCAAGGAGGTCCACCCCGACCACGGCGGCGACCGCGAGGAGTTCCAACAGGTCCGAGAGGCCTACACCACGGCGAAGAATCAGGTCAGTTAG
- a CDS encoding winged helix-turn-helix transcriptional regulator, with translation MADVLENKRAATRFRILAEIADRQPAVSQGEIAEAVGVTSQAVSEYIRALVDDGLVEKEGRSRYTVTKEGVDWLLQSAGDVRRYADHVTDDILGSVQEEAAIATDDVAEGDSVTLSLRDGLLHATPGEEGPATGVATTDAEAGEDVGVTGFEGIIDFNPGSVTVYQVPPVRSGGSSATDAETLADACESADLVSATGVEAVVALRRADCEPATTFAGGEVAAEAAGRGLDAVVVATADIVGRVTDALRDGNVAYEVSELGAN, from the coding sequence ATGGCCGACGTTCTGGAGAACAAGCGGGCCGCGACCCGGTTTCGCATCCTCGCCGAAATCGCGGACCGCCAACCCGCGGTGAGTCAGGGCGAAATCGCAGAGGCGGTCGGCGTGACCAGTCAGGCCGTCAGCGAGTACATCCGGGCGCTGGTAGACGACGGTCTGGTCGAGAAGGAGGGCCGGTCGCGCTACACCGTCACGAAGGAGGGCGTCGATTGGCTCCTGCAGTCTGCGGGCGACGTGCGACGGTACGCCGACCACGTGACCGACGACATCCTCGGGAGCGTCCAAGAGGAGGCCGCCATCGCCACCGACGACGTGGCGGAGGGCGACTCGGTGACGCTCTCGCTCCGGGACGGCCTCTTGCACGCCACGCCCGGCGAGGAGGGACCCGCGACCGGGGTGGCGACCACCGACGCCGAGGCCGGCGAGGACGTGGGCGTCACCGGGTTCGAGGGCATCATCGACTTCAATCCCGGTAGCGTCACGGTGTATCAGGTGCCGCCGGTCCGGTCCGGCGGGTCGTCAGCGACCGACGCCGAGACGCTCGCTGACGCCTGCGAGTCGGCCGACCTCGTGTCTGCGACTGGGGTCGAGGCCGTGGTCGCGCTCCGGCGGGCCGACTGCGAACCCGCGACGACGTTCGCCGGAGGCGAGGTGGCCGCCGAGGCGGCCGGACGAGGACTCGATGCGGTGGTGGTCGCTACGGCGGACATCGTGGGCCGCGTCACCGACGCGCTTCGGGACGGGAACGTCGCCTACGAGGTTTCGGAGTTGGGCGCGAACTAA
- a CDS encoding DUF7471 family protein codes for MTGGFHETTTAAVEPWLAAVLSVAGLATAILAGLALASFARRRSRSYLLVALALVALFARTVVAALSMTGMLADSWHHLLEHGLDLTMASLVIGAVYYARSVERRGTSEGT; via the coding sequence ATGACTGGGGGCTTCCACGAGACGACGACCGCGGCGGTCGAACCGTGGCTGGCGGCCGTGCTGTCGGTCGCGGGCCTCGCCACCGCGATTCTCGCGGGACTCGCGCTCGCCTCGTTCGCCCGGCGTCGGTCGCGGTCGTACCTCCTCGTGGCGCTGGCGCTGGTCGCGCTGTTCGCCCGGACCGTGGTCGCCGCGCTCTCGATGACCGGGATGTTGGCCGACTCGTGGCACCATCTGCTCGAACACGGCTTGGACCTCACGATGGCGTCGCTGGTCATCGGCGCGGTCTACTACGCTCGGAGCGTCGAACGCCGCGGGACCTCGGAGGGGACCTGA
- a CDS encoding winged helix-turn-helix transcriptional regulator translates to MAGTTRETLRSHVERNPGRHFNALVRDLDLAPGQVQYHLRRLRKDDAVVEEQYYGQTHYYPPDWDPWERGVLALVRRETSRDVLFDLLERGPDGPGAVAERVGVARSTLEWHVGHLVEQDVVRKERDSANRVTLKLVAPERTVELLNAVEPSLPERLVDRFERLLDGLLADGS, encoded by the coding sequence ATGGCCGGAACCACCCGCGAGACGCTTCGGTCGCACGTCGAACGCAACCCCGGTCGGCACTTCAACGCGCTGGTCCGGGACCTCGATTTGGCACCGGGGCAGGTCCAGTACCACCTCAGACGCCTCCGGAAGGACGACGCGGTGGTCGAGGAGCAGTATTATGGCCAGACCCACTACTACCCGCCGGACTGGGACCCGTGGGAGCGCGGCGTGCTGGCGCTGGTCCGGCGCGAGACCTCCCGCGACGTTCTCTTCGACCTGCTGGAGCGCGGACCGGACGGACCGGGCGCGGTGGCCGAGCGAGTGGGCGTCGCCCGGAGTACGCTGGAGTGGCACGTCGGCCACCTCGTGGAACAGGACGTGGTTCGCAAGGAACGGGACAGCGCCAATCGGGTGACGCTCAAACTCGTCGCCCCCGAGCGCACCGTCGAACTGCTGAACGCGGTCGAACCCTCGCTTCCCGAGCGACTGGTGGACCGGTTTGAGCGCCTCCTCGACGGGTTGCTCGCTGACGGTTCGTAA
- a CDS encoding putative toxin-antitoxin system toxin component, PIN family: MSRTARSPTVVFDTNVFVAELGFPDEPPVCVALAEAGAVELAVSPPLVREFSAVLDYDRLRLPAERHAEVVERVVESARVVEPAVSVDATEDPNDDAVIECALSAGAERVVSDDAHLTALDGIGGVEVLTRDAFLDRYADRDE; encoded by the coding sequence GTGTCCCGAACCGCCCGCTCCCCCACCGTCGTCTTCGACACCAACGTCTTCGTCGCCGAACTCGGCTTCCCCGACGAGCCACCGGTCTGCGTCGCGCTGGCCGAGGCCGGCGCGGTCGAACTCGCCGTCTCTCCGCCTCTCGTCCGGGAGTTCTCGGCTGTCCTCGACTACGACCGTCTCCGCCTCCCGGCCGAGCGCCACGCTGAAGTCGTCGAGCGCGTCGTCGAGTCGGCCCGCGTGGTCGAACCTGCGGTGTCGGTAGACGCCACCGAGGACCCGAACGACGACGCCGTTATCGAATGCGCGCTCTCGGCGGGGGCCGAGCGCGTGGTTTCCGACGACGCGCACCTCACGGCACTCGACGGCATCGGCGGCGTCGAAGTCCTCACGCGGGACGCCTTCCTCGACCGGTACGCCGACCGGGACGAGTGA
- a CDS encoding helix-turn-helix transcriptional regulator, whose amino-acid sequence MKNEIRERRDAVGLSQADLAEAVGVTRQTINAIERERYDPSIELAFKLARHFNCHIEDLFDPELDGDGDV is encoded by the coding sequence ATGAAGAACGAGATTCGGGAGCGACGAGACGCTGTGGGGTTGAGTCAGGCCGACCTCGCCGAAGCGGTCGGGGTCACCCGCCAGACCATCAACGCCATCGAGCGCGAACGCTACGACCCCTCCATCGAACTCGCGTTCAAGTTGGCCCGCCACTTCAACTGCCACATCGAAGACCTGTTCGACCCGGAACTCGACGGCGACGGCGATGTCTGA
- a CDS encoding DUF2178 domain-containing protein — translation MTRTQTAGNSLLDQRRKYRRLMYGFVLGGVAVALLLREVLGYPLLSEAVYWIGILGFLAVWQGTSLTLFDERDRSLERRASHLTLQLFAVVLVLAASAARVIPRVTAYEVPSAVWPALYGFVALYVTFGAVYLALRYRP, via the coding sequence ATGACACGAACACAAACCGCCGGAAACAGTCTGCTCGACCAACGACGCAAGTACCGACGCCTGATGTACGGGTTCGTCCTCGGGGGCGTCGCCGTCGCGCTCCTGTTGCGCGAGGTCCTCGGATACCCCCTGCTCAGCGAGGCCGTCTACTGGATCGGCATCCTCGGGTTCCTCGCCGTCTGGCAGGGCACGTCGCTGACGCTGTTCGACGAGCGCGACCGGTCGCTCGAACGCAGAGCCAGCCACCTCACCCTCCAGTTGTTCGCAGTGGTGCTGGTTCTCGCGGCGTCGGCGGCCCGCGTGATTCCGAGAGTGACCGCCTACGAGGTCCCGTCAGCGGTCTGGCCCGCGCTCTACGGCTTCGTCGCGCTGTACGTCACTTTCGGCGCGGTCTATCTCGCGCTCCGCTACCGGCCATGA